In Thunnus thynnus chromosome 20, fThuThy2.1, whole genome shotgun sequence, a single window of DNA contains:
- the get4 gene encoding Golgi to ER traffic protein 4 homolog isoform X1, which produces MSEQESLRCSSARNRGGVQRVEGKLRASVEKGDYYEAHQMYRTLFFRYMSQAKHAEARELMYNGALLFFSYNQQNSAADLSMLVLEVLEKSETKVEDEILENLAKLFSLMDQNSPERVAFVSRALKWSTGGSGKLGHPKLHQLLAVTLWKEQNYSESRYHFLHSSDGEGCAQMLVEFSASRGFRSEVDMFVAQAVLQFLCLKNKNSASVVFSTYTEKHPSIEKGPPFVQPLLNFIWFLLLAVDGGKLTVFTVLCEQYQPSLKRDPMYNEYLDRIGQLFFGVPPKQSPSYGGLLGNLLNSLMGSGEDDDGAEEAQEDSSPIELD; this is translated from the exons ATGTCGGAGCAGGAGTCTCTGAGGTGCTCCAGTGCCAGAAACCGCGGAGGCGTACAGAGGGTCGAAGGAAAACTGCGAGCCAGTGTAGAAAAAGGGGATTACTATGAAGCACACCAGATGTACAGGACTCTATTTTTTAG GTACATGTCACAGGCAAAACATGCTGAGGCCAGGGAGCTGATGTATAATGGCGCTCTACTCTTCTTCAGCTATAACCAG CAAAACAGTGCAGCAGACCTGTCCATGCTGGTGCTGGAGGTGTTGGAGAAATCTGAGACAAAAGTTGAAGATGAAATATTAG AAAACCTGGCTAAGCTGTTCAGCCTGATGGACCAAAACTCTCCAGAGAGAGTAGCGTTTGTGTCCAGAGCCTTGAAATGGTCGACGGGCGGGTCCGGCAAGTTGGGTCACCCGAAACTccaccagctgctggctgtcaCCTTGTGGAAAG aGCAAAATTACAGTGAGTCTCGTTACCACTTCCTGCATTCGTCTGACGGGGAGGGCTGCGCGCAGATGCTGGTGGAGTTTTCAGCGTCACGAGGCTTCCGCAGCGAGGTGGACATGTTTGTGGCGCAAGCCGTCCTACA GTTCCTCTGcctaaagaacaaaaacagcGCTTCCGTGGTGTTCAGcacatacacagagaaacacCCGTCCATAGAGAAGGGCCCTCCCTTTGTCCAGCCTCTACTAAACTTTATCTGGTTTCTGCTGCTGGCAGTGGATGG GGGTAAATTAACAGTTTTCACAGTGTTATGTGAGCAATATCAACCTTCCCTGAAGAGGGACCCCATGTATAATGAG TATCTTGACAGAATAGGACAGCTTTTCTTTGGGGTTCCACCCAAACAGTCCCCATCATACGGTGGACTGCTAG GAAACCTGCTGAACAGCCTGATGGGGTCGGGCGAGGATGATGACGGCGCTGAGGAAGCCCAGGAGGACAGCAGCCCCATAGAGCTGGATTGA
- the get4 gene encoding Golgi to ER traffic protein 4 homolog isoform X2, translating to MQYSRQPRYMSQAKHAEARELMYNGALLFFSYNQQNSAADLSMLVLEVLEKSETKVEDEILENLAKLFSLMDQNSPERVAFVSRALKWSTGGSGKLGHPKLHQLLAVTLWKEQNYSESRYHFLHSSDGEGCAQMLVEFSASRGFRSEVDMFVAQAVLQFLCLKNKNSASVVFSTYTEKHPSIEKGPPFVQPLLNFIWFLLLAVDGGKLTVFTVLCEQYQPSLKRDPMYNEYLDRIGQLFFGVPPKQSPSYGGLLGNLLNSLMGSGEDDDGAEEAQEDSSPIELD from the exons ATGCAATACTCAAGACAGCCGAG GTACATGTCACAGGCAAAACATGCTGAGGCCAGGGAGCTGATGTATAATGGCGCTCTACTCTTCTTCAGCTATAACCAG CAAAACAGTGCAGCAGACCTGTCCATGCTGGTGCTGGAGGTGTTGGAGAAATCTGAGACAAAAGTTGAAGATGAAATATTAG AAAACCTGGCTAAGCTGTTCAGCCTGATGGACCAAAACTCTCCAGAGAGAGTAGCGTTTGTGTCCAGAGCCTTGAAATGGTCGACGGGCGGGTCCGGCAAGTTGGGTCACCCGAAACTccaccagctgctggctgtcaCCTTGTGGAAAG aGCAAAATTACAGTGAGTCTCGTTACCACTTCCTGCATTCGTCTGACGGGGAGGGCTGCGCGCAGATGCTGGTGGAGTTTTCAGCGTCACGAGGCTTCCGCAGCGAGGTGGACATGTTTGTGGCGCAAGCCGTCCTACA GTTCCTCTGcctaaagaacaaaaacagcGCTTCCGTGGTGTTCAGcacatacacagagaaacacCCGTCCATAGAGAAGGGCCCTCCCTTTGTCCAGCCTCTACTAAACTTTATCTGGTTTCTGCTGCTGGCAGTGGATGG GGGTAAATTAACAGTTTTCACAGTGTTATGTGAGCAATATCAACCTTCCCTGAAGAGGGACCCCATGTATAATGAG TATCTTGACAGAATAGGACAGCTTTTCTTTGGGGTTCCACCCAAACAGTCCCCATCATACGGTGGACTGCTAG GAAACCTGCTGAACAGCCTGATGGGGTCGGGCGAGGATGATGACGGCGCTGAGGAAGCCCAGGAGGACAGCAGCCCCATAGAGCTGGATTGA